One Atribacterota bacterium DNA window includes the following coding sequences:
- a CDS encoding adenylate kinase, producing MRIILLGPPGAGKGTQAKMIEKDFGIPQLSTGDIIRLAIQNQTEWGKRAEEFVKAGKLVPDEVVIGIVREKLSGRELDSGFILDGFPRTLPQAEVLEKMLQELGIRIDAVLYFKMDSDEIVKRLSARRVCEKCQTPYNLLSKPPRNDEICDNCGGKVVQRPDDRPEVIRERLRVYEEQTRPLVEFYARKGLLKVVSADGSIEDVYERVKEILKG from the coding sequence ATGCGCATCATTCTTTTAGGACCACCAGGAGCAGGCAAAGGAACGCAGGCCAAAATGATTGAGAAAGATTTTGGAATTCCCCAACTTTCCACCGGGGATATCATTCGTCTGGCTATTCAAAATCAGACTGAATGGGGGAAACGGGCTGAGGAATTTGTAAAAGCAGGGAAGTTAGTCCCTGATGAAGTTGTCATTGGAATTGTGAGGGAAAAACTTTCGGGTAGGGAACTTGACAGTGGTTTCATTCTGGACGGTTTCCCTCGGACCCTCCCCCAAGCTGAAGTACTGGAAAAAATGCTTCAAGAGTTAGGGATACGGATTGACGCAGTCCTCTATTTCAAAATGGATAGCGATGAAATTGTGAAACGTCTCTCTGCGCGCCGAGTCTGTGAAAAGTGCCAAACTCCCTATAATCTTCTTTCGAAGCCTCCACGGAATGACGAAATCTGCGATAACTGTGGGGGGAAGGTAGTCCAGAGACCGGATGACCGCCCGGAGGTCATCCGGGAACGACTCAGGGTCTACGAAGAGCAAACGAGACCCCTTGTGGAATTTTACGCTCGTAAAGGCCTTTTGAAGGTCGTTTCTGCAGATGGTTCTATCGAGGATGTCTATGAGCGGGTTAAGGAGATCCTGAAAGGGTAA
- the map gene encoding type I methionyl aminopeptidase, with protein MGQFLTKEEVEALRRSGQILGEVLKKVKSVIIPGIQASSIDQIAEKEIRRLGARPAFLGYRGFPASVCVSFNDEVVHGIPRKQVVKEGDLVSIDLGVEFEGFYTDAAFSVVVGNGNTLAHRLVEITKEALYAGIRAAIPGNRIGDISYAIQTVAERNGFSVVRDLVGHGIGRALHEEPQVPNFGKRGQGVLLERGMVLAIEPMVNEKGYRVRVMKDGWTIVTEDGGLSAHFEHTVLVTDGVPEILTLWERG; from the coding sequence ATGGGCCAATTTTTAACCAAAGAAGAAGTCGAAGCCCTGAGACGCAGTGGTCAGATTTTGGGTGAAGTATTAAAGAAAGTTAAGAGTGTAATTATTCCGGGCATCCAGGCGTCTTCAATAGACCAGATCGCTGAAAAAGAAATTCGCCGATTAGGGGCTCGCCCTGCCTTTTTAGGGTATCGGGGCTTCCCTGCTTCGGTCTGTGTTTCGTTCAATGACGAGGTTGTGCATGGGATTCCCAGGAAGCAGGTGGTGAAAGAGGGGGACCTGGTAAGTATTGATCTGGGGGTTGAATTTGAAGGTTTTTATACTGATGCGGCGTTCAGTGTGGTAGTTGGAAATGGAAATACTCTGGCTCACCGGTTGGTGGAAATAACGAAGGAGGCACTGTACGCTGGTATTAGGGCAGCAATCCCTGGAAATCGGATTGGAGATATTTCATACGCCATCCAGACGGTGGCTGAACGTAACGGTTTTTCGGTGGTACGGGATCTTGTGGGACATGGTATTGGTCGAGCTTTACATGAAGAACCGCAGGTGCCCAATTTCGGCAAAAGAGGGCAGGGCGTTCTTTTAGAGAGAGGCATGGTTCTGGCGATTGAACCAATGGTTAACGAGAAAGGATATCGAGTACGGGTCATGAAAGATGGCTGGACGATTGTAACTGAAGATGGTGGATTATCGGCCCATTTTGAGCATACCGTACTGGTGACCGATGGTGTGCCGGAGATTTTAACTTTGTGGGAGAGGGGATGA
- the infA gene encoding translation initiation factor IF-1, producing the protein MPKEDIIEVKGTVLEPLPNAMFRVELETGKTILAHISGKMRMHYIRILPGDTVVVQISKYDPTKGRIVYRHK; encoded by the coding sequence ATGCCTAAGGAGGACATTATCGAGGTAAAGGGAACGGTTCTCGAGCCGTTGCCCAATGCGATGTTTAGAGTGGAGTTGGAAACTGGAAAAACCATACTGGCGCATATCTCTGGTAAAATGCGCATGCATTACATCCGGATACTTCCGGGGGACACGGTTGTGGTTCAGATTTCTAAGTATGACCCCACCAAAGGACGGATTGTGTATCGACACAAGTAA
- the rpmJ gene encoding 50S ribosomal protein L36 yields the protein MKVRASVKPRCEKCKVIRRRGRVVVVCSDPRHKQRQG from the coding sequence ATGAAAGTTCGTGCGTCTGTGAAACCGAGATGTGAAAAGTGCAAAGTAATTCGTCGCAGGGGTCGGGTGGTGGTAGTGTGCTCTGATCCGCGACACAAGCAAAGACAGGGTTAG
- the rpsM gene encoding 30S ribosomal protein S13 yields MARIAGVDLPANKRIDIALTYIYGIGKSLAKVVLEEAKVSPEVRVKDLTDDEISRVQKAVEKYPVEGELRAQVSQNIKRLIAIGCYRGLRHRRGLPVRGQRTRTNARTRKGPRRTVGVRRKK; encoded by the coding sequence ATGGCCAGGATCGCGGGTGTTGATTTACCGGCAAATAAGAGGATTGATATTGCTCTGACTTACATTTATGGTATCGGCAAGAGTTTGGCAAAGGTGGTCCTTGAAGAGGCGAAGGTGAGCCCTGAGGTTCGAGTGAAGGATTTAACTGATGATGAAATCAGCCGGGTTCAGAAGGCAGTGGAAAAGTACCCGGTTGAGGGGGAACTGCGGGCACAGGTTTCTCAGAACATCAAGCGTCTGATTGCCATTGGCTGTTACCGGGGCTTGAGGCATCGTCGGGGATTACCGGTAAGAGGGCAGAGAACTCGAACCAATGCGCGAACCCGGAAAGGTCCAAGACGGACCGTTGGTGTGAGGAGAAAGAAGTAG